A single genomic interval of Halorubrum aethiopicum harbors:
- a CDS encoding cryptochrome/photolyase family protein: MSDSTLWLLGDQLNPDLDALEAADGVLLIEAHGFAARRRYHAHKLTLVFSAMRHFRDDLRDRGHDVTYLEADSFGEGVATFLAERPDAALELMRPASHGAGERLRGIVEARGGSLELLENELFWTTPADWRAWTGESADDDRTYRQEDWYRHVRRETGVLMDGDEPEGGEWNYDDRNRETPPDGWTPPERPRFEPDELTRETHAWVRNRFDTWGDGSLEGFAWPVTRREALRALDAFVARGLPAFGRYQDAMVGGEPFLAHSLLSPAINLGLLDPREPVRAVEAAYETRDVEPGAFDPDVGPAGSETTLDAFATDGEGDGTAADLPPVPLNAAEGFVRQVLGWREFVRHVYREAMPELADANRLDQERALPPLYWDGETDMRCLSEAVGHVREHGYAHHIERLMVLSNFATIHGVDPAELNEWFHLGFVDAYHWVTTPNVVAMGSFGTDVLSSKPYAASGSYVNRMSDHCASCPYAVSRTTGEGACPFNALYWDFLMEHEGTLRGTGRMGLMYSHVDNKDGEEREAIRERAARVRELAAAGEL; the protein is encoded by the coding sequence GTGAGCGACTCCACCCTCTGGCTGCTCGGCGACCAGCTCAATCCCGATCTGGACGCGCTCGAGGCCGCTGACGGCGTCCTCCTGATCGAGGCGCACGGGTTCGCGGCCCGCCGACGCTACCACGCACACAAGCTGACGCTCGTCTTCTCGGCGATGCGTCACTTCCGCGACGACCTCCGCGACCGCGGCCACGACGTGACCTACCTCGAGGCGGACTCCTTCGGCGAGGGGGTCGCGACGTTCCTCGCCGAGCGACCGGACGCCGCCCTCGAGCTCATGCGACCCGCGAGCCACGGGGCGGGCGAGCGGCTCCGCGGGATCGTCGAGGCGCGCGGCGGGTCCCTGGAGCTTCTCGAGAACGAGCTGTTCTGGACGACGCCGGCCGACTGGCGTGCGTGGACCGGGGAGTCGGCGGACGACGACCGCACGTATCGCCAGGAGGACTGGTACCGCCACGTTCGCCGGGAGACGGGCGTGTTGATGGACGGCGACGAGCCCGAAGGCGGCGAGTGGAACTACGACGACCGGAACCGCGAGACGCCGCCGGACGGGTGGACGCCGCCGGAGCGTCCGCGGTTCGAGCCGGACGAGCTCACCCGCGAGACCCACGCGTGGGTCCGGAACCGGTTCGACACGTGGGGCGACGGCTCGCTCGAGGGGTTCGCGTGGCCCGTGACCCGGAGGGAGGCGTTGCGGGCGCTCGACGCGTTCGTCGCCCGCGGGCTCCCCGCGTTCGGTCGCTATCAGGACGCCATGGTCGGCGGCGAGCCGTTCCTCGCACACTCCCTGCTCTCGCCCGCGATCAACCTCGGGCTCCTCGACCCGCGCGAGCCGGTCCGGGCGGTCGAGGCGGCCTACGAGACGCGCGACGTCGAACCGGGGGCGTTCGATCCCGACGTCGGCCCCGCGGGGTCGGAGACGACGCTCGACGCGTTCGCGACGGACGGCGAGGGGGACGGCACCGCCGCCGACCTCCCGCCGGTCCCGCTCAACGCGGCGGAGGGGTTCGTTCGGCAGGTGCTCGGCTGGCGCGAGTTCGTCCGTCACGTCTACCGCGAGGCGATGCCGGAACTGGCTGACGCGAACCGGCTCGACCAGGAGCGAGCGCTCCCGCCGCTCTACTGGGACGGCGAGACCGACATGCGGTGTCTGTCGGAGGCGGTCGGCCACGTCCGCGAGCACGGCTACGCCCACCACATCGAGCGGCTGATGGTCCTGTCGAACTTCGCGACGATCCACGGCGTCGACCCCGCCGAACTCAACGAGTGGTTCCACCTCGGGTTCGTCGACGCGTACCACTGGGTGACGACGCCGAACGTGGTCGCGATGGGATCGTTCGGGACCGACGTCCTCTCGTCGAAGCCGTACGCCGCCTCGGGGAGCTACGTGAACCGCATGAGCGACCACTGCGCGTCGTGTCCGTACGCCGTCTCCCGAACGACCGGCGAGGGGGCCTGCCCCTTCAACGCGCTCTACTGGGACTTCCTGATGGAACACGAGGGGACGCTCCGCGGGACCGGTCGGATGGGACTGATGTACTCACACGTCGACAACAAGGACGGGGAGGAGCGGGAGGCGATCCGGGAGCGCGCGGCCCGCGTCCGCGAGCTGGCCGCCGCCGGCGAGCTGTGA
- a CDS encoding aldo/keto reductase, protein MEYTTLGNTGTTVSKICLGCMSFGDRDWREWVLDEEEGKALVERALELGINFFDTANMYSNGESERILGEALEGHREEAVVATKGYFRMDESNPNSGGLSRKAIEQELENSLDRLGMETVDLYQIHRLDPETPIEETLRALDDAVRRGKVRHLGASSMWAHEFAEALHASDRLGLDRFATMQNHYNLVYREEEREMLPLCEKEGIGVIPWSPLARGYLARPDDDVDATRRGETEEHLYRHPYREGGGPAVNARVAELADEKGVKMAQIALAWQFHKEPVDAPIVGTTSVEHLEDAVEALDIDLSDSDIEWLEEPYEPVRVSGHD, encoded by the coding sequence ATGGAGTACACGACGCTCGGGAACACGGGCACGACCGTCTCGAAGATCTGTCTCGGCTGTATGAGCTTCGGCGACCGTGACTGGCGCGAGTGGGTGCTCGACGAGGAGGAGGGGAAGGCGCTCGTCGAACGCGCGCTCGAGCTCGGGATCAATTTCTTCGACACCGCCAACATGTACTCGAACGGCGAGTCCGAGCGGATCCTCGGGGAGGCGCTGGAAGGTCATCGCGAGGAGGCGGTCGTCGCCACGAAGGGGTACTTTCGGATGGACGAGTCGAACCCGAACTCCGGCGGGCTCTCGCGGAAGGCGATAGAACAGGAGCTCGAGAACAGCCTCGACCGGCTCGGGATGGAGACGGTCGACCTCTACCAGATCCACCGGCTCGACCCGGAGACGCCGATCGAGGAGACGCTTCGCGCGCTCGACGACGCGGTCCGGCGCGGGAAGGTCCGCCATCTCGGAGCCTCCTCGATGTGGGCCCACGAGTTCGCCGAGGCGCTCCACGCGAGCGACCGGCTGGGGCTCGACCGGTTCGCCACGATGCAGAACCACTACAACCTCGTCTACCGCGAGGAGGAACGCGAGATGCTCCCGCTGTGTGAGAAGGAGGGGATCGGCGTGATCCCGTGGAGCCCGCTCGCGCGCGGCTATCTGGCGCGCCCCGACGACGACGTCGACGCGACGAGACGCGGCGAGACCGAGGAGCACCTCTACCGACACCCCTACCGCGAGGGCGGCGGTCCCGCGGTCAACGCCCGCGTCGCGGAACTGGCCGACGAGAAGGGCGTCAAGATGGCGCAGATCGCGCTCGCCTGGCAGTTCCACAAGGAGCCGGTCGACGCGCCGATCGTCGGCACGACGAGCGTCGAACACCTGGAGGACGCGGTGGAGGCGCTCGATATCGATCTCTCCGACTCCGACATCGAGTGGCTCGAGGAGCCCTACGAGCCGGTCCGCGTCTCCGGACACGACTGA
- a CDS encoding adenosylcobalamin-dependent ribonucleoside-diphosphate reductase: protein MSSDGVSADELELPIKRTTGETLEERLTANAYHNILPARYLRKDANGEPVEKQEELFDRVARNVALAEAVFEAEKRDVEVTVTPDQLKPDHPRRDELAEEVFGAGVTADDEAETALTAHNVNKFAYDTVVPELPDGVREHVEETAATFRDGMESLSFMPNSPTLMNAGDELQQLSACFVDSPDDDITDIHQTAKEAAEVFQSGGGMGYAFWKLRPYGDAVGSTGGIASGPITFMRTFDQMCETIAQGGARRGAQMGVMRVSHPDVIQFIHAKNKDVSLAHSLRLNDPDDFTHNSFADALEEARELIDDEGRVPEHLRNAVEGHLSNFNISVGITDDFMEALYAGEEFTFTNPRTEEPHVATPETKELYDMFGLGEHVEVGETLSIPAAELWDHIVEGAYENGEPGVIYLERVNKQHSFDVEENPDHRILATNPCGEQPLEEYEACNLGHINLSTLASFDAPDWRVWSEEHADEYDSHEAAVDAFLAEAIDFEEFDDRIAYGTRFLENVVTMSDFPVDEIEEKVREMRKIGLGVMGLAQLYIQLGVRYGSEAGNEIARQLMTHINHESKLISHELAEERGVFDDWADSKFADPTAYREWFEHHTGLDADEWADGFPIRNHNTTTIAPTGTTSMIGNTTGGCEPIYNVAFYKNVSDDVQGDEMLVEFDDYFLRTLEANDVDVDAVKEEAQAQMAENEFDGVEGLETVPAAIGELFVVTGDLSGIEHAAVQCACQEGVDSAISKTCNFPNDATAADMEEVYRYIYDHGGKGVTVYRDGTRSKQVLTTRAKNTEFADESEAAETIVEQIREVFGGVEAFLDNEDVRAAVDAEISDLLESADQPAVEYTETRPRPDSLSGVTQRVETGYGKLYVTINEEEDGRPFELFANIGHSGGYTNSFTEALAKVISTALRSGVDPEEIVDELQGTRSPKVAWDKGEQIQSIPDAIGTALRRYLDDEIDKGIPQQQSLDDVEGDAAGRDAAADPPSQTDGGAVAGASSTEEPADVGPAADAEPTGGSGGNADGDVTQDLIAAGESPECPECGGMNLYFSEGCKTCESCGWSEC from the coding sequence ATGAGCAGCGACGGCGTCTCCGCGGACGAGCTCGAACTGCCGATCAAACGCACCACCGGCGAGACGTTGGAGGAGCGTCTCACGGCCAACGCCTACCACAACATCCTCCCCGCACGCTACCTCCGGAAGGACGCGAACGGGGAGCCCGTCGAGAAACAGGAGGAGCTGTTCGACCGCGTCGCGCGAAACGTCGCGCTCGCGGAGGCGGTCTTCGAGGCGGAAAAGCGGGACGTCGAGGTCACCGTCACGCCGGACCAGCTCAAACCCGACCACCCGCGCCGGGACGAGCTCGCGGAGGAGGTCTTCGGAGCGGGCGTCACCGCCGACGACGAGGCGGAGACGGCACTCACCGCCCACAACGTCAACAAGTTCGCCTACGACACGGTCGTCCCGGAGCTCCCCGACGGGGTCCGCGAGCACGTCGAGGAGACCGCGGCGACGTTCCGCGACGGGATGGAGTCGCTCTCCTTCATGCCGAACTCGCCGACGCTGATGAACGCGGGCGACGAACTCCAGCAGCTCTCCGCCTGCTTCGTCGACTCGCCGGACGACGACATCACCGACATCCACCAGACCGCGAAGGAGGCCGCGGAGGTGTTCCAGTCCGGTGGCGGGATGGGGTACGCCTTCTGGAAGCTGCGCCCCTACGGCGACGCGGTCGGCTCCACCGGCGGGATCGCTTCCGGGCCGATCACGTTCATGCGCACCTTCGACCAGATGTGCGAGACGATCGCGCAGGGCGGCGCGCGACGCGGCGCGCAGATGGGCGTGATGCGCGTCTCCCACCCCGACGTGATCCAGTTCATCCACGCGAAGAACAAGGACGTCTCGCTGGCCCACTCGCTGCGGCTGAACGACCCCGACGACTTCACGCACAACTCCTTCGCGGACGCCTTAGAGGAGGCCCGCGAGCTCATCGACGACGAGGGGCGCGTCCCGGAGCACCTCCGGAACGCGGTGGAGGGCCACCTCTCGAACTTCAACATCAGCGTCGGCATCACCGACGACTTCATGGAGGCGCTGTACGCGGGCGAGGAGTTCACGTTCACCAACCCACGGACCGAGGAGCCCCACGTCGCCACCCCGGAGACGAAGGAGCTCTACGACATGTTCGGGCTCGGCGAGCACGTCGAGGTCGGCGAGACCCTCTCGATCCCGGCCGCGGAGCTGTGGGACCACATCGTCGAGGGCGCGTACGAGAACGGCGAGCCGGGCGTCATCTACCTCGAACGGGTGAACAAGCAACACTCCTTCGACGTGGAGGAGAACCCGGACCACAGGATCCTCGCGACGAACCCCTGCGGGGAGCAGCCGTTGGAGGAGTACGAGGCGTGTAACCTCGGTCACATCAACCTCTCGACGCTCGCGTCCTTCGACGCGCCGGACTGGCGCGTCTGGAGCGAGGAGCACGCCGACGAGTACGACTCCCACGAGGCCGCCGTCGACGCCTTCCTCGCGGAGGCGATCGACTTCGAGGAGTTCGACGACCGGATCGCGTACGGCACGCGCTTCCTGGAGAACGTCGTCACGATGTCGGACTTCCCGGTCGACGAGATCGAGGAGAAGGTGCGGGAGATGCGGAAGATCGGCCTCGGCGTGATGGGGCTCGCCCAGCTGTACATCCAGCTCGGCGTCCGGTACGGCTCGGAGGCGGGCAACGAGATCGCCCGCCAGCTGATGACCCACATCAACCACGAGTCGAAGCTGATCTCCCACGAGCTCGCCGAGGAGCGCGGCGTCTTCGACGACTGGGCCGACTCGAAGTTCGCGGACCCGACCGCGTACCGCGAGTGGTTCGAACACCATACCGGCCTCGACGCCGACGAGTGGGCCGACGGGTTCCCGATCCGCAACCACAACACGACGACCATCGCGCCGACGGGAACCACGTCGATGATCGGCAACACGACCGGCGGCTGTGAGCCCATCTACAACGTCGCGTTCTACAAGAACGTCTCCGACGACGTCCAGGGCGACGAGATGCTCGTCGAGTTCGACGACTACTTCCTGCGGACGCTGGAGGCCAACGACGTCGACGTCGACGCGGTGAAGGAGGAGGCACAGGCGCAGATGGCCGAAAACGAGTTCGACGGCGTCGAGGGGCTGGAGACGGTTCCGGCGGCGATCGGCGAGCTGTTCGTCGTCACCGGCGACCTCTCGGGTATCGAACACGCCGCGGTCCAGTGCGCGTGTCAGGAGGGCGTCGACTCGGCCATCTCGAAGACGTGTAACTTCCCGAACGACGCCACCGCCGCCGACATGGAGGAGGTGTACCGCTACATCTACGACCACGGCGGGAAGGGCGTCACCGTCTACCGCGACGGCACCCGCTCGAAGCAGGTGCTCACCACCCGCGCGAAGAACACGGAGTTCGCCGACGAGTCGGAGGCCGCGGAGACGATCGTCGAGCAGATCCGCGAGGTCTTCGGCGGCGTGGAGGCGTTCCTCGACAACGAGGACGTCAGGGCGGCCGTCGACGCGGAGATATCGGACCTGCTCGAGTCCGCGGACCAGCCGGCGGTCGAGTACACGGAGACCCGGCCCCGTCCCGACTCGCTGTCGGGCGTGACCCAGCGCGTCGAGACGGGCTACGGCAAGCTGTACGTCACCATCAACGAGGAGGAGGACGGCCGCCCGTTCGAGCTGTTCGCGAACATCGGCCACTCCGGCGGCTACACCAACTCCTTCACCGAGGCGCTCGCGAAGGTCATCTCGACCGCGCTCCGTTCCGGCGTCGACCCCGAGGAGATCGTCGACGAGCTCCAGGGCACGCGGAGCCCGAAGGTCGCCTGGGACAAGGGCGAGCAGATCCAGTCGATCCCGGACGCGATCGGCACCGCGCTCCGGCGCTACCTCGACGACGAGATCGACAAGGGGATCCCCCAACAGCAGAGCCTCGACGACGTCGAGGGCGACGCGGCGGGTCGCGACGCCGCGGCCGACCCGCCGAGTCAGACCGACGGCGGCGCGGTCGCCGGCGCGAGTTCGACCGAGGAGCCGGCAGACGTCGGACCGGCGGCAGACGCCGAACCGACCGGTGGTTCCGGCGGAAACGCCGACGGCGACGTCACCCAGGACCTCATCGCCGCGGGCGAATCCCCCGAGTGTCCCGAGTGTGGCGGGATGAACCTCTACTTCTCGGAGGGCTGTAAGACGTGCGAGTCCTGCGGCTGGTCCGAGTGTTGA
- a CDS encoding CDC48 family AAA ATPase, whose product MKLTVKPLKQKDAGRRLAAIDRVAAEELGLSGGDFIRVEGSDGAAIARVWPGYPEDDGTGVVRIDGKLRQEASVGIDDRVTVEQVDVEPAERITIALPQRLGIRGNIDALIRRELGGQPVTEGQNVQLPLGFGFMGGQSQAVPLKVAGTSPSGTVVVTDSTEIEISEKPAEEIVGGAGAPEGAAADGSPDVTYEDIGGLDDELEQVREMIELPMRHPELFKRLGIDPPKGVLLHGPPGTGKTLIAKAVANEIDASFHTISGPEIMSKYYGESEEQLRDVFEEATEEAPAIVFMDELDSIAPKREEAGGDVERRVVAQLLSLMDGLEERGEVVVIGATNRVDAIDPALRRGGRFDREIEVGVPDRDGRKEILQVHTRNMPLAEGIDLDEYAENTHGFVGADLESLAKESAMHALRRIRPELDLESDEIDADVLNSIQVTEGDFKEAMKGIEPSALREVFVEVPDVTWNDVGGLGDTKERLRETIQWPLEYPEVFDQLDMAAAKGVLMYGPPGTGKTLLAKAVANESESNFISIKGPELLNKFVGESEKGVREVFSKARENAPTIVFFDEIDSIATERGSGATDSGVGERVVSQLLTELDGLESLEDVVVIATTNRPDLIDSALLRPGRLDRHVHVPVPDEEARRKILEVHTREKPLADDVDLDAIARKTEGYVGADLEAVAREASMNASREFIASVSREEVGESVGNVRVTMAHFEDALEEVNPSVTPETRERYEEIEKQFRRSEVDDPAEAEFGAFQ is encoded by the coding sequence ATGAAACTCACCGTCAAACCCCTGAAACAGAAGGACGCCGGCCGCCGGCTCGCGGCGATAGACCGCGTCGCGGCCGAGGAGCTCGGGCTCTCCGGCGGGGACTTCATCCGCGTCGAGGGCTCCGACGGGGCCGCGATCGCGCGCGTCTGGCCGGGCTACCCCGAGGACGACGGGACCGGCGTGGTCCGCATCGACGGGAAGCTCCGCCAGGAGGCCAGCGTCGGCATCGACGACCGCGTGACGGTCGAGCAGGTCGACGTCGAGCCCGCGGAGCGGATCACCATCGCCCTCCCCCAGCGGCTCGGGATCCGCGGCAACATCGACGCGCTGATCCGCCGCGAGCTCGGCGGCCAGCCCGTCACGGAGGGGCAGAACGTCCAGCTCCCGCTCGGCTTCGGCTTCATGGGCGGGCAGTCGCAGGCGGTCCCGCTGAAGGTCGCGGGCACGTCGCCGTCGGGGACCGTCGTGGTCACCGACTCGACGGAGATCGAGATCTCCGAGAAGCCCGCGGAGGAGATCGTCGGCGGCGCGGGCGCGCCGGAGGGCGCGGCCGCCGACGGCTCCCCCGACGTCACCTACGAGGACATCGGCGGGCTCGACGACGAGCTGGAGCAGGTCCGCGAGATGATCGAGCTGCCGATGCGGCACCCGGAGCTGTTCAAGCGGCTCGGCATCGACCCGCCGAAGGGCGTCCTGCTCCACGGCCCGCCGGGGACGGGGAAGACCCTGATCGCGAAGGCGGTCGCCAACGAGATCGACGCCAGCTTCCACACGATCTCCGGCCCGGAGATCATGTCGAAGTACTACGGCGAGAGCGAAGAGCAGCTCCGTGACGTCTTCGAGGAGGCCACCGAGGAGGCCCCCGCGATCGTGTTCATGGACGAGCTGGACTCGATCGCGCCCAAACGCGAGGAGGCCGGCGGCGACGTGGAGCGCCGCGTCGTGGCCCAGCTGCTCTCGCTCATGGACGGGCTCGAGGAGCGCGGCGAGGTCGTCGTCATCGGCGCGACCAACCGCGTCGACGCCATCGACCCCGCGCTCCGGCGCGGCGGCCGCTTCGACCGCGAGATCGAGGTCGGCGTCCCCGACCGCGACGGCCGCAAGGAGATCCTCCAGGTCCACACGCGGAACATGCCGCTGGCCGAGGGGATCGACCTCGACGAGTACGCCGAGAACACCCACGGCTTCGTCGGGGCCGACCTCGAGTCGCTGGCCAAGGAGTCGGCGATGCACGCGCTCCGGCGGATCCGCCCCGAACTCGACTTAGAGAGCGACGAGATCGACGCGGACGTGTTGAACTCGATCCAGGTCACCGAGGGCGACTTCAAGGAGGCGATGAAGGGCATCGAGCCCTCCGCGCTCCGGGAGGTGTTCGTCGAGGTGCCGGACGTCACCTGGAACGACGTCGGCGGGCTCGGCGACACCAAAGAGCGGCTCCGCGAGACGATCCAGTGGCCGCTCGAGTACCCCGAGGTGTTCGACCAGCTCGACATGGCCGCCGCGAAGGGCGTGCTGATGTACGGTCCGCCCGGCACGGGGAAGACCCTGCTCGCGAAGGCGGTCGCCAACGAGAGCGAGTCGAACTTCATCTCGATCAAGGGGCCCGAACTCCTGAACAAGTTCGTGGGCGAGTCCGAGAAGGGCGTCCGCGAGGTGTTCTCGAAGGCCCGGGAGAACGCGCCCACGATCGTGTTCTTCGACGAGATCGACTCGATCGCGACCGAGCGCGGGTCGGGAGCGACCGACTCCGGCGTCGGCGAGCGCGTCGTCTCCCAGCTCCTGACGGAGCTCGACGGGCTCGAGTCGCTGGAGGACGTCGTCGTGATCGCGACGACGAACCGCCCGGACCTGATCGACTCGGCGCTGCTCCGGCCCGGTCGCCTCGACCGGCACGTCCACGTGCCGGTGCCCGACGAGGAGGCCCGGCGGAAGATCCTCGAGGTCCACACCCGCGAGAAGCCGCTCGCGGACGACGTCGACCTCGACGCGATCGCCCGCAAGACCGAGGGGTACGTCGGCGCGGACCTCGAGGCGGTGGCCCGCGAGGCGTCGATGAACGCCTCCAGGGAGTTCATCGCCAGCGTCTCGCGCGAGGAGGTCGGCGAGTCCGTCGGCAACGTCCGCGTGACGATGGCCCACTTCGAGGACGCCCTCGAGGAGGTGAACCCGAGCGTCACCCCGGAGACCCGCGAGCGCTACGAGGAGATCGAAAAACAGTTCCGACGGTCCGAGGTCGACGACCCGGCGGAAGCCGAGTTCGGCGCGTTCCAGTAA
- a CDS encoding Hsp20/alpha crystallin family protein produces the protein MTTRQTRSVGDGSLLRRYEYDDGWVVAADVGVDDESISVDTVGDTAIVVIERDGEPAESEFELPGEARSASVTNGVLTIEGDR, from the coding sequence ATGACTACCAGACAGACCCGATCGGTCGGCGACGGTTCGCTCCTTCGCCGGTACGAGTACGATGACGGGTGGGTCGTCGCCGCCGACGTCGGCGTCGACGACGAGTCGATCAGCGTCGACACCGTCGGCGACACGGCGATCGTCGTGATCGAGCGCGACGGCGAGCCGGCCGAATCGGAGTTCGAACTGCCCGGCGAGGCCCGGAGCGCCTCGGTGACGAACGGCGTGTTGACGATCGAGGGTGACCGATGA
- a CDS encoding alpha/beta fold hydrolase → MEPTDRAEPADRVIHHDRATAFRRFDRGGDGPTVCFVHGSGGNAGVWTAQARLADRFPVVALDLSGHGESDDVGTPAGEATLEAYADDVVAVAEATDADALCGNSLGGAVALWTALERDLELDGLVLAGTGARLAVSEGLLEMLADDFDRAVSWLHGPDRLFHDASADLLERSRTAMRECGRAVTERDFRTCHGFDARDRLGEVTVPTLAVVGERDALTPPQYHEFLADRIPDCEYVAIDDAAHLAMLERPAAFNAALAGFLERLD, encoded by the coding sequence ATGGAGCCCACGGACCGAGCGGAACCCGCGGACCGAGTCATCCACCACGACCGCGCGACCGCGTTCCGCCGCTTCGACCGGGGCGGCGACGGGCCGACCGTCTGTTTCGTCCACGGAAGCGGCGGGAACGCCGGCGTCTGGACGGCGCAGGCACGGCTCGCCGACCGGTTCCCGGTCGTCGCGCTCGACCTCTCCGGCCACGGCGAGAGCGACGACGTGGGGACGCCCGCCGGGGAGGCGACCCTCGAGGCGTACGCCGACGACGTCGTCGCCGTCGCGGAGGCGACCGACGCCGACGCGCTCTGTGGCAACTCGCTCGGCGGGGCCGTCGCGCTGTGGACCGCGCTCGAACGCGACCTCGAACTCGACGGACTCGTCCTCGCGGGCACGGGCGCGAGACTCGCGGTGAGCGAGGGGCTGTTGGAGATGCTCGCGGACGATTTCGACCGCGCGGTGTCGTGGCTCCACGGCCCCGACCGGCTGTTTCACGACGCGTCCGCCGACCTCCTCGAGCGCTCGCGGACGGCGATGCGGGAGTGCGGCCGGGCGGTGACCGAACGCGACTTCCGGACCTGTCACGGGTTCGACGCCCGCGACCGGCTGGGCGAGGTCACCGTCCCGACGCTGGCGGTCGTCGGCGAACGCGACGCGCTCACGCCCCCGCAATATCACGAGTTCCTCGCGGACCGGATCCCGGACTGCGAGTACGTCGCGATCGACGACGCCGCCCACCTCGCGATGCTCGAGCGGCCGGCCGCGTTCAACGCGGCGCTCGCGGGGTTCCTGGAACGCCTCGACTGA
- a CDS encoding Hsp20/alpha crystallin family protein, giving the protein MSALRDALRDLPDAVFADLLESDDGYVLLVDLPGATAGTTEVLFEDGRIVIEARREKSTPEGFRYVREDRPLFLDAELPLPPDADGDDADAEMDRGVLEVTLPKRADADAHRIPVEGSDDDGGSDDGGVDDGDEAGA; this is encoded by the coding sequence ATGTCAGCGTTACGCGACGCGCTCCGGGACCTCCCGGACGCGGTGTTTGCGGACCTGCTCGAGTCCGACGACGGGTACGTCCTGCTCGTCGACCTCCCCGGCGCGACCGCGGGGACCACGGAGGTCCTCTTCGAGGACGGCCGGATCGTCATCGAGGCCCGCCGCGAGAAGTCGACGCCGGAGGGGTTCCGCTACGTCCGGGAGGACCGGCCCCTGTTCCTCGACGCCGAACTCCCGCTGCCGCCGGACGCCGACGGGGACGACGCCGACGCCGAGATGGACCGCGGCGTCCTCGAGGTGACGCTCCCGAAGCGCGCCGACGCCGACGCCCACCGGATCCCCGTCGAGGGGAGCGACGACGACGGCGGAAGCGACGATGGCGGGGTCGACGACGGGGACGAGGCCGGCGCCTGA